A stretch of the Malus sylvestris chromosome 10, drMalSylv7.2, whole genome shotgun sequence genome encodes the following:
- the LOC126585180 gene encoding cysteine-rich receptor-like protein kinase 25 isoform X2 encodes MITMLSINLNLLTTLVLIGFLSLSRTSEAAPANGYSICDNTTTFTQNSTYHSNLNLLLSSLTSNATIDTGYYYTTTSSQDSNSAVYGAFLCRGDLTLSTCQDCVTTAATEAVQNCSSSKVTLLWYDECMLRYGNVSFFRKMNESPSAYFPNPLNATEPNQFNKLVAETVTGLVPVAANAQTGAKKFAMKQVNYDGFEQLYSLVQCTPDLSSTDCDQCLRGAIELLPKCCDGRKGGRVLFPSCNIRYESFPFYNLDTSTPPTTPPPLPPPPQLPGSVPRSQGNDEQISSWIIVAIVVSIAILLSLVGCLFFRRRAMKKNNVIQEQNVGTEINAVESLQFSFATIEAATNKFSVHNRLGKGGFGEVYKGTLPDGQQVAVKRLSRGSGQGSEEFKNEVVLVAKLQHRNLVRILGFCSEGAEKILIYELVQNKSLDHFLYDSGNQVNLDWPSRYKIINGIARGIFYLHHDSRLKIIHRDLKASNVLLDGEMNPKIADFGMARIFRVDQTQGNTRRIVGTYGYMAPEYAMHGQISVKSDVYSLGVLILEIVTGKKNTNFYNSDNGEYLLSHVWRHWRDGTLLELLDVNLRDSYSRSEVIRCMHIGLLCVQEDPDKRPKMQKILLMLSRYSLSMPSPERPAFFLHSRTDPNMPSMTCSSSDQPASNSLSLSVNEASITELYPR; translated from the exons ATGATCACAATGCTTTCCATCAATCTCAATCTGTTGACGACTCTTGTGTTAATCGGCTTTCTTAGCCTCAGCCGTACTAGTGAAGCTGCCCCAGCTAACGGTTACAGTATCTGTGACAACACAACCACTttcactcaaaacagcacctacCATTCAAACCTTAATCTTCTCCTCTCTTCTCTTACCTCCAATGCAACAATTGACACCGGATACTACTACACCACCACCAGTTCTCAGGACTCCAACTCTGCAGTTTATGGTGCTTTTCTATGTCGTGGCGATCTCACATTAAGCACGTGCCAAGATTGTGTTACTACTGCGGCCACAGAAGCAGTTCAGAACTGCTCCTCAAGCAAAGTGACACTGTTATGGTACGATGAGTGCATGTTACGCTACGGAAACGTGTCTTTCTTCCGAAAAATGAATGAAAGCCCCTCTGCTTATTTCCCGAACCCGTTGAATGCTACAGAACCAAATCAGTTTAACAAACTGGTGGCTGAAACTGTCACTGGCCTGGTGCCGGTAGCTGCAAATGCACAGACCGGTGCTAAAAAGTTTGCAATGAAACAAGTAAACTATGATGGGTTTGAGCAGCTGTACAGCCTTGTGCAGTGCACGCCTGACCTATCAAGCACCGATTGTGATCAGTGTCTTCGCGGAGCTATTGAACTTTTACCGAAATGCTGTGATGGGAGGAAAGGGGGAAGAGTTCTGTTTCCTAGTTGTAATATTAGATATGAATCGTTTCCATTTTATAACCTTGACACTTCCACACCTCCGACAACACCACCACCTCTTCCTCCTCCACCTCAGCTTCCAGGCTCAGTACCAAGGTCTCAag GAAATGATGAACAAATCTCATCCTGGATCATAGTGGCGATTGTTGTTTCAATTGCCATATTGCTTTCCTTGGTAGGCTGCCTTTTCTTTAGAAGAAGAGCGATGAAAAAGAACAATGTGATACAAGAACAAAATG TGGGGACGGAAATAAATGCTGTCGAGTCATTGCagtttagttttgctacaaTTGAAGCAGCGACAAACAAGTTCTCTGTTCATAACAGGCTAGGGAAGGGTGGCTTTGGTGAGGTCTACAAG GGCACACTTCCTGATGGGCAACAAGTAGCCGTGAAGAGGTTGTCTAGGGGATCCGGGCAAGGCAGTGAGGAGTTTAAGAATGAGGTTGTTTTGGTAGCTAAGCTTCAACACAGAAACTTAGTGAGGATACTAGGATTTTGCTCCGAAGGTGCAGAAAAGATACTTATTTACGAACTTGTGCAGAACAAAAGCCTAGACCACTTTCTATATG ACTCCGGGAATCAAGTGAATTTGGACTGGCCAAGCAGATACAAGATTATCAACGGGATTGCTCGAGGGATTTTCTATCTCCATCATGATTCACGGCTTAAAATCATACATCGCGATCTTAAAGCGAGTAATGTATTGTTAGATGGGGAAATGAACCCAAAAATTGCCGATTTTGGTATGGCAAGAATATTTAGAGTTGATCAAACTCAAGGAAACACAAGAAGGATTGTGGGAACATA TGGTTATATGGCTCCAGAATATGCGATGCACGGACAGATCTCTGTGAAGTCTGATGTGTACAGTCTCGGTGTCTTGATCTTAGAGATTGTAACTGGCAAGAAGAACACTAATTTCTATAACTCAGACAATGGCGAATACCTCTTGAGCCAT gTTTGGAGACATTGGAGGGACGGGACGCTGTTAGAATTGCTGGACGTAAATCTAAGAGATTCATATTCAAGAAGTGAAGTAATTAGATGTATGCATATTGGGTTACTCTGTGTTCAGGAAGATCCAGATAAAAGACCGAAAATGCAAAAGATACTTCTCATGCTAAGCAGATACTCTTTGAGTATGCCATCACCTGAAAGGCCAGCATTTTTCCTGCACAGTAGGACAGATCCGAACATGCCATCAATGACTTGTAGCTCATCTGATCAAC
- the LOC126585180 gene encoding cysteine-rich receptor-like protein kinase 25 isoform X1 encodes MITMLSINLNLLTTLVLIGFLSLSRTSEAAPANGYSICDNTTTFTQNSTYHSNLNLLLSSLTSNATIDTGYYYTTTSSQDSNSAVYGAFLCRGDLTLSTCQDCVTTAATEAVQNCSSSKVTLLWYDECMLRYGNVSFFRKMNESPSAYFPNPLNATEPNQFNKLVAETVTGLVPVAANAQTGAKKFAMKQVNYDGFEQLYSLVQCTPDLSSTDCDQCLRGAIELLPKCCDGRKGGRVLFPSCNIRYESFPFYNLDTSTPPTTPPPLPPPPQLPGSVPRSQGNDEQISSWIIVAIVVSIAILLSLVGCLFFRRRAMKKNNVIQEQNVGTEINAVESLQFSFATIEAATNKFSVHNRLGKGGFGEVYKGTLPDGQQVAVKRLSRGSGQGSEEFKNEVVLVAKLQHRNLVRILGFCSEGAEKILIYELVQNKSLDHFLYDSGNQVNLDWPSRYKIINGIARGIFYLHHDSRLKIIHRDLKASNVLLDGEMNPKIADFGMARIFRVDQTQGNTRRIVGTYGYMAPEYAMHGQISVKSDVYSLGVLILEIVTGKKNTNFYNSDNGEYLLSHVWRHWRDGTLLELLDVNLRDSYSRSEVIRCMHIGLLCVQEDPDKRPKMQKILLMLSRYSLSMPSPERPAFFLHSRTDPNMPSMTCSSSDQPAGNSLSLSVNEASITELYPR; translated from the exons ATGATCACAATGCTTTCCATCAATCTCAATCTGTTGACGACTCTTGTGTTAATCGGCTTTCTTAGCCTCAGCCGTACTAGTGAAGCTGCCCCAGCTAACGGTTACAGTATCTGTGACAACACAACCACTttcactcaaaacagcacctacCATTCAAACCTTAATCTTCTCCTCTCTTCTCTTACCTCCAATGCAACAATTGACACCGGATACTACTACACCACCACCAGTTCTCAGGACTCCAACTCTGCAGTTTATGGTGCTTTTCTATGTCGTGGCGATCTCACATTAAGCACGTGCCAAGATTGTGTTACTACTGCGGCCACAGAAGCAGTTCAGAACTGCTCCTCAAGCAAAGTGACACTGTTATGGTACGATGAGTGCATGTTACGCTACGGAAACGTGTCTTTCTTCCGAAAAATGAATGAAAGCCCCTCTGCTTATTTCCCGAACCCGTTGAATGCTACAGAACCAAATCAGTTTAACAAACTGGTGGCTGAAACTGTCACTGGCCTGGTGCCGGTAGCTGCAAATGCACAGACCGGTGCTAAAAAGTTTGCAATGAAACAAGTAAACTATGATGGGTTTGAGCAGCTGTACAGCCTTGTGCAGTGCACGCCTGACCTATCAAGCACCGATTGTGATCAGTGTCTTCGCGGAGCTATTGAACTTTTACCGAAATGCTGTGATGGGAGGAAAGGGGGAAGAGTTCTGTTTCCTAGTTGTAATATTAGATATGAATCGTTTCCATTTTATAACCTTGACACTTCCACACCTCCGACAACACCACCACCTCTTCCTCCTCCACCTCAGCTTCCAGGCTCAGTACCAAGGTCTCAag GAAATGATGAACAAATCTCATCCTGGATCATAGTGGCGATTGTTGTTTCAATTGCCATATTGCTTTCCTTGGTAGGCTGCCTTTTCTTTAGAAGAAGAGCGATGAAAAAGAACAATGTGATACAAGAACAAAATG TGGGGACGGAAATAAATGCTGTCGAGTCATTGCagtttagttttgctacaaTTGAAGCAGCGACAAACAAGTTCTCTGTTCATAACAGGCTAGGGAAGGGTGGCTTTGGTGAGGTCTACAAG GGCACACTTCCTGATGGGCAACAAGTAGCCGTGAAGAGGTTGTCTAGGGGATCCGGGCAAGGCAGTGAGGAGTTTAAGAATGAGGTTGTTTTGGTAGCTAAGCTTCAACACAGAAACTTAGTGAGGATACTAGGATTTTGCTCCGAAGGTGCAGAAAAGATACTTATTTACGAACTTGTGCAGAACAAAAGCCTAGACCACTTTCTATATG ACTCCGGGAATCAAGTGAATTTGGACTGGCCAAGCAGATACAAGATTATCAACGGGATTGCTCGAGGGATTTTCTATCTCCATCATGATTCACGGCTTAAAATCATACATCGCGATCTTAAAGCGAGTAATGTATTGTTAGATGGGGAAATGAACCCAAAAATTGCCGATTTTGGTATGGCAAGAATATTTAGAGTTGATCAAACTCAAGGAAACACAAGAAGGATTGTGGGAACATA TGGTTATATGGCTCCAGAATATGCGATGCACGGACAGATCTCTGTGAAGTCTGATGTGTACAGTCTCGGTGTCTTGATCTTAGAGATTGTAACTGGCAAGAAGAACACTAATTTCTATAACTCAGACAATGGCGAATACCTCTTGAGCCAT gTTTGGAGACATTGGAGGGACGGGACGCTGTTAGAATTGCTGGACGTAAATCTAAGAGATTCATATTCAAGAAGTGAAGTAATTAGATGTATGCATATTGGGTTACTCTGTGTTCAGGAAGATCCAGATAAAAGACCGAAAATGCAAAAGATACTTCTCATGCTAAGCAGATACTCTTTGAGTATGCCATCACCTGAAAGGCCAGCATTTTTCCTGCACAGTAGGACAGATCCGAACATGCCATCAATGACTTGTAGCTCATCTGATCAACCTGCTGGCAACTCATTGTCATTATCTGTTAATGAAGCATCGATTACTGAACTATACCCTCGATAG